Proteins encoded within one genomic window of Theobroma cacao cultivar B97-61/B2 chromosome 7, Criollo_cocoa_genome_V2, whole genome shotgun sequence:
- the LOC18594765 gene encoding nucleolar complex protein 3 homolog codes for MGKSKGKQRKQVTLPPELPPEITEDEIEVSDEDLQFVDENTDYAGFVSRLDTQSITRQVTRVEGLSEDALEALYENRRRKALEQKENERSVVQVDPVDALPVKTLDGEVYYRTFSQIAEVAENEEGNEDKSIVKLTKAERRAKLKRSKKEAKKQGKELAKTEEVLPTQQEAILAEVKEDLMVEETFESKKCKLAELGMALLADPESNIKSLKEMLQFAKDGDHSIVKLGMLSLLAVFKDIIPGYRIRLPTEKELEMKVSKEVKKMRYYESTLLSAYKGYLQKLLALEKRPIFHHVVVRCICTLLDAVPHFNFCESLLGAVVRNIGSSDDVVRRLCCATIKSLFTNEGKHGGEATVEAVRLIADHVKAHDCQLHPDSVEVLMSLSFDENLGKPEVQEGNNKMKSKKYKKRKNIEETNQMQGNDRKKGKQEMMAKMKEEVAADYKAVAYTPDVEERKRMQSETLSAVFETYFRILRHTTQSSVASSEANGSTTPGASGAHPLLAPCLSGLGKFSHLIDLDYIGDLMNYLKRLASGGSNSDVSAQKVQNLTVSERLHCCIVAFKVMTSNLDALNVDLQDFFVQLYNLVLEYRPGRDQGGVLAEALKIMLCDDRQHDMQKAAAFAKRLATFSLCFGSAESMAALVTLKNLLQKNVKCRNLLENDAGGGSVSGSIAKYQPYASDPNLSGALASVLWELNLLSKHYHPTVSTLASSISCMNTAQNQVYLSISPQQAFINLSLEQESFDPKFSTQKSNNKRKRGTGPSTLASINPTSIDENEVSKKLGRHFMLLRDIKENERLRGELDRTRSSLQLYEEYKKQRKSLKHKTKKSKKPLPVN; via the exons ATGGGGAAGAGCAAGGGCAAGCAGCGGAAGCAGGTAACTCTGCCGCCGGAACTCCCGCCGGAAATAACGGAGGACGAAATCGAAGTCTCCGACGAGGACCTCCAATTCGTTGACGAGAACACAGACTACGCTGGCTTCGTCTCTCGTTTGGACACTCAGTCTATCACCAG GCAAGTCACTCGGGTGGAGGGTTTGTCTGAAGATGCTTTGGAAGCTTTATATGAGAATCGAAGAAGGAAGGCACTGGagcagaaagaaaatgaaagaagtgTTGTTCAAGTTGATCCTGTTGATGCCCTTCCTGTCAAGACTTTGGATGGAGAAGTCTACTACCGGACAT TTTCTCAGATAGCAGAAGTAGCTGAAAATGAAGAAGGGAATGAAGATAAGAGCATAGTTAAGCTGACAAAAGCTGAAAGGAGGGCAAAGCTGAAAAGGAGTAAGAAAGAGGCTAAGAAACAAGGGAAGGAATTGGCTAAAACTGAAGAAGTGCTACCAACTCAACAAGAAGCCATACTG GCAGAGGTGAAAGAAGACCTCATGGTGGAGGAAAcatttgaaagcaaaaagTGCAAGCTAGCTGAGCTTGGAATGGCACTACTTGCAGACCCAGAGTCTAATATTAAGTCTCTGAAAGAGATGTTGCAATTTGCGAAAGATGGTGATCATTCTATTGTAAAACTTGGCATGCTGTCCTTGCTGGCTGTCTTCAAAGACATTATTCCTGG CTACCGGATTAGGCTTCCTACTGAAAAAGAGCTAGAAATGAAAGTTTCCAAAGAAGTTAAGAAAATGCGGTACTATGAATCAACTCTTCTATCAGCATACAAG GGATACCTTCAGAAGTTGCTAGCATTAGAAAAACGGCCCATATTTCATCATGTTGTGGTTCGTTGTATTTGTACTTTGCTCGATGCTGTTCCTCACTTCAACTTCTGTGAAAGCTTGTTAGGTGCTGTTGTCAGAAATATAGGCTCCTCAGATGATGTTGTAAG GAGACTTTGCTGTGCAACTATTAAGTCTCTTTTTACCAATGAGGGGAAACATGGTGGTGAAGCTACTGTTGAGGCCGTTCGGTTGATTGCAGATCATGTGAAAGCTCATGATTGTCAACTGCATCCTGATTCTGTTGAG GTTTTGATGTCTTTGTCATTTGATGAGAATCTGGGGAAGCCCGAAGTTCAAGAAggtaataataaaatgaagagcaagaaatataaaaagagaaagaatatTGAGGAGACAAATCAAATGCAAGGAAATGACAGAAAGAAAGGTAAGCAAGAAATGATGGCAAAGATGAAGGAAGAG GTTGCTGCAGATTATAAAGCTGTTGCTTATACTCCAGATGTTGAGGAACGGAAGAGGATGCAATCTGAGACACTTTCTGCTGTATTTGAGACATATTTCCGCATCTTGAGGCATACCACACAATCTTCTGTAGCCAG TTCCGAAGCAAATGGTAGTACAACTCCTGGTGCATCTGGGGCACATCCACTTCTAGCTCCATGTTTGAGCGGTTTAGGAAAGTTTTCTCACCTGATTGACTTGGATTACATTGGAGACCTTATGAATTATTTGAAAAGGCTTGCCTCTGGAGGTAGCAACTCAGATGTTTCTGCCCAGAAAGTACAAAATTTGACTGTGTCTGAGCGCCTTCACTGCTGCATTGTTGCTTTTAAAGTTATGACGAGCAATCTTGATGCTCTGAATGTTGATTTACAAGATTTTTTTGTCCAGCTTTACAATCTTGTACTTGAGTACAGGCCTGGAAG AGATCAAGGTGGAGTGCTAGCTGAGGCTCTGAAGATCATGCTATGTGATGATAGGCAACATGACATGCAAAAGGCAGCTGCATTTGCAAAACGCTTAGCCACATTTTCTTTGTGCTTTGGATCTGCAGAATCCATGGCTG CCTTGGTAACATTAAAGAATCTTCTTCAGAAAAATGTAAAGTGCCGAAATCTATTAGAAAATGATGCTGGCGGTGGCTCTGTGTCAGGATCCATTGCA AAATACCAACCATATGCCTCAGACCCCAACTTAAGTGGTGCACTCGCTTCCGTCCTTTGGGAACTGAATCTTCTATCCAAACACTATCACCCAACCGTGTCAACACTGGCTTCAAGCATCTCTTGCATGAACACTGCTCAGAACCAGGTTTATCTCTCCATCTCTCCTCAACAAGCTTTTATAAACTTGTCACTAGAACAGGAGTCATTCGACCCAAAATTCAGCACTCAGAAATCAAATAACAAGAGGAAAAGAGGCACCGGGCCTTCGACATTAGCTTCTATCAACCCTACTTCAATAGATGAAAACGAGGTGAGCAAAAAACTCGGCAGGCATTTCATGCTTCTTCGGGACATTAAGGAGAATGAGAGATTAAGGGGCGAGTTGGACCGAACAAGGTCATCCTTACAGTTATATGAAGAATACAAGAAGCAAAGGAAGTCATTAAAgcacaaaaccaagaaaagcaaaaagccGTTGCCTGTCAACTGA
- the LOC108662786 gene encoding uncharacterized protein LOC108662786 codes for MAFSNENVTLEDNIATLEADTVTLENITASDERNKDWFPTSEDRFDDNSDDGPDEWHDESSDEDRLYDSDIPICNNVEGETEPVGGVDGCYTFTVAIDATHLKGRFKGILFVAVCKDVNECVCPIAFGIGHVEDENSWMWFLSKLRDAVGCLENTMFIFDQHLNIKKVIQNAYPEAHHGLCEYHLKKNFKNKFKRDDVSMIFTLARDCYKVFDFNRHINQLKQIHVRVHADLMRIGPKRWARACSPARRYQMMTSNIVERVNSCLKHARQMSITVLIEFIRDMFQRWFHDRYEEAVKVTTPLSPWVARQLSKWFNDAHRFVVKLINQVEFKVKDKKMDGLVNLSTKTCSCCEFQIDLLPCSHAIVAIRSEYLYFLFEP; via the exons ATGgcattttcaaatgagaaTGTGACACTTGAGGACAACATTGCGACGTTGGAGGCTGACACTGTGACGCTTGAGAATATTACTGCATCTGATGAGAGAAATAAGGATTGGTTCCCTACcagtgaagatagatttgatgaCAATTCGGATGATGGGCCTGATGAATGGCATGATGAGAGTTCAGACGAGGACCGACTTTATGACAGTGACATTccaatttgcaataatgttgaaggCGAAACGGAACCTGTTGGAGGTGTTGAT GGATGTTATACGTTTACGGTTGCAATTGATGCGACACATCTGAAAGGCAGGTTCAAGGGTATTCTGTTTGTCGCTGTATGTAAAGATGTGAATGAGTGCGTATGTCCAATTGCGTTTGGCATCGGCCATGTTGAGGATGAAAACTCATGGATGTGGTTTCTTAGCAAGCTGCGTGATGCGGTTGGTTGTCTTGAAAACACTATGTTCATTTTTGATCAGCATCTCAACATTAAGAAAGTAATTCAAAATGCATACCCAGAAGCGCACCACGGTTTATGCGAGTAccacttgaagaaaaactttaaaaacaagttcaagcggGACGATGTTTctatgattttcacccttgctcGAGATTGCTATAAGGTTTTCGATTTCAACAGACATATCAACCAACTCAAGCAGATTCATGTGAGAGTCCATGCTGACCTTATGAGAATAGGCCCTAAGAGATGGGCACGTGCCTGTTCACCGGCAAGGCGataccaaatgatgacatccaacattgtAGAACGTGTTAACTCATGCTTaaagcatgcaagacaaatgTCAATCACTGTTTTGATCGAGTTCATCAGAGACATGTTCCAGCGTTGGTTCCATGACCGATACGAGGAGGCCGTCAAGGTGACCACGCCCCTCAGCCCTTGGGTTGCCAGGCAGTTGAGCAAATggttcaatgatgcacatcgCTTTGTGGTTAAACTTATCAATCAAGTGGAGTTCAAAGTTAAAGATAAGAAGATGGACGGACTTGTAAACTTGTCCACAAAGACgtgttcatgttgtgagttTCAAATAGATTTACTGCCATGCAGTCATGCCATTGTAGCAATAAGGtcagaatatctttatttcttatttgaacctTAA